In Polyodon spathula isolate WHYD16114869_AA chromosome 23, ASM1765450v1, whole genome shotgun sequence, the DNA window ATGACTGACCCCCAATGCCCAAGCCTGTATTGAGAGAGAAACCTAAATGGAATTTCGTAACATTTCCCTAATCCTGCCCAACAGGACAGCAGCATTCGCCTTTGTTATGCAAATGACCACGGCCTAGTATTGCGAAAGGAGGAACGGTCCTTCTGGCTTTAGCTCCAGGGTTCTATCCCCTTTAAGAACAGCAAGGAGCTAAAGACCATGCAAACTCCACCTGCCCTGAAGCTCtacaacagaacataaacaaataGAAATGAGGTACAGCAAACAGTGGAGCAGTTAACTGGCATGGGCTATATTAGGCAGCATAAAAGGATGTTGCATCCCTAATCGTGTTATATAACCTGCAGTGTGCCAGATTTAAACAGCTCCCCGTTAGGCTTGACCTACCTGGGCGGCTGCCAGACTCTGCGATGCAGGCATGAGGCACAGTAGCCTACTGCTgtcaactgcttttaaaaatccTCATCTTACACCGGGTTTTGAAGACTTGTAAACAAACTTTTACACAAACAATTATAATGATCGTCCACCAAATGGCTATGCAAAAGGTCCATTCTAAGAAAGAGCAaaccaatttataaaaaaaataacaaaaaaaagtacatttaggGTCACACTCTTAAATGCACATTGATGCTCAAGGCTACGTTACTGTACACAGACACTACATGCACATCTTTCCCACATTCTGGCCTTTTAGATAATTTGCATGCTCGGTTTGCATACTGTTAATATTATGAGGAGTGTTTCTTTGAAATGGGCTCACTGTCAAGATCTCTCTGACTGTAAGCAGGAGGCTGAAATGACTGTGTAAAAGAAGCTAATGTCATCCCCTGAGCGATTGTGCCGGGGGATTGTTTTGCGTTGTTCAGTTGAGCTGTCCTGCTTCCTCACATTAAGCACTGAAAATGTTTGGAACTGAAAAGCTGGATTTTTCCATTGATATACAGTACCTCACTAGTATTCATACTGTTATATCTCAAAGTCAGTGCAAAAATGCAACACCTAGGTGCTGTAAGGGGGAACTGGTTCAGTAGAAATGGGATACCATGAGCCACACACAATACTGTGAAAACTTAAACAACTGATTTAAAAGAAACTGCCACGTCAGTATGCAGGGTAAAAAGACAAGACTACCATTGCAATGCCAGGGTTTATGCTccacaaaaaagataaataagaCTTTAATGGcttacactgctgtgcagtgggagcgTTATCTTTTACACACTCTTCTATGCATGATTGGCAACACAACCTCAAaaccacaacacagacacacacacacacacacgcacacacacacacacaagccatatagtagtatatatatatatatatatatatatatatatatatatatatatatatatatatatatatatcaatatatcagATGATACTGAATGTGCCACGaggatggaagcaagactcccattggataaaggagtctatttccatccctgtcccAAGCAGCAAACTACTGGAGTGCAATGCAGAATTACAGAGAATGATTAAAAAGAGGACAACCTTTTCAGGCTCCCTAAataattgctgtttgtttttaattactgtgcTATATGTTAAGTAACTAATAAACACCACAGTGCCTGCTGCTGTGCCGCAATGGGGTCTTTGTTGGTTTCAAAAAAGggtttacacaaaaacattaaaataacacatgCACTGTAGGCCGATCACACAGATGTTTACTGTGCACGGACCCTCATGGATAATTAGCACTGCAACTGACACCCCTGAAAACCCTTGTGGATAATTAGCACTGCAACTGGCACCCCTGAAAACCCTTGTGGATAATTAGCACTGCAACTGGCACCCCTGATAACATGCTGTAAAAGCTGCATTGCTGTGTCATTTTTAGCCATTATGGACAAGACAACAGATTACTGTCAGCAAAGCTGGGGCTCTTACTGTATTTCTACAAAATGGCTTTTTCTTCCCCCCTCTCAGTTTTCTAATTTTCCAATCACCACAGAAATGTGCATTTATCTGTATTGTACACTGCAGCCACATCACACCGAACCAGCTTCGCTCTGATATCCTCTTTACTGACAGTGGATGGCAGGGGTTTCTATTGTGTTGTCACCTCCCCCGTACAGTTTCAAAATGAAACAGTGGAGCAATGGGTGCCCAGGATCTGTGTGTTGTACCTGTGGTATTCCTGAACGATAAACATCATTAGCTCATCACATCTCAAACACGCCAGAGAGACATCTGTACATTTAACAGCTGCCAGGCTGTCAGTTTACAGGTGACTGAGATGCTTGTTCTAGAGCACTTTGTGTTTCCAGCACCTTTCTTGTGATTTTCAGAAAGAAGCTGGTCTCTTGTCATTTCCACAGAACTGATAGCATGTGGTTAACTTGTTTTTTTCGTGACTCCCACAGTAAGCACCACAGGCACAGCTGTAGAAACGCTGACCGGCTTAAGATTTCAACCAGTTCATAATTATAATTAGGGTTAGGGCAACGACTCAAAGAGAACGGTTCATGTGCTCAAGAATGCAGTACCGTTTTACACTGGCCCATCTTTCTGCACCTATGCCGTATCACCAACTGCAGCACCTGTGTAATCAACCGCCCCCTTTTACAGCGTGTAATCCAAGAAAGGATTTGAACAGCAGATAAATAAACCTCTATTTCCACCACTGCTGTGATATATTCAAACtagtgtacagtattgtagtgtaGCAGCTATTCGGGGTGCAGATAGGATGGAGAAGGCGAGATAAGAGATGAGACGATTCAGTTCCAAAACGTCAATTATTTTATTCGGTAGACACGAGTCTTGACCAATGACTGTCTATTGATGCCGAGTCCTGCGCGCGCCACCTCTCTGCACCGTGCACGCAGGAGCTCAGTGCTGTGGAGGCTGCTCGCGCCGCTATAGCACTAATACATACGGACCGACTCAAAGTGCTTTCACTGTCTCCCTGTTAAATGCTAAATTAACCAGTTATGCAATTAAAAGTAAACTTTAAatgtatgaaataatgttaacgtgctatgttattatttatattaatgatatatgattatattattaataatgttcactatatatatctatatatatattatatatatatatatatatatatatatatatatatatatatatatatatacattagtaTTATGTACCTCTGGTATATTACTCTAATACACGCTGTCTTGACTCTAGTACGTCCAtggctaaattaaaaaacaaagcaattgtgTCACTAAAAATCCCATTACTGTCTATGTTCCATTATCATAAATTCTGAAGTCATGCGTTTCCTTCTTTTTGCTTCAGCAGTGTGTTGCTGTTATGCATGCTTCGATGTGTGACGTGCGAGTCTCCACTCTCTATTGTCCAGAATTGTGGCTGCATAGATTCCTGCCACtatgtattatcattttatttttttattttttacaccaaACAGAGCTACAGTAGTTAAAATACAAGATTGCCGTCCTACCTTCCTCGCTCAGTGGTTTTCCAGAACTGCACTGGTCTTCACAActatataatatgtttttgttatattttattacaccGTATATTTTATTTCCCCCTGCAGTTTCCTAGACCTTATTTCTTACTGAGCAACCGAAATCAGATTCCCCTCCAGGAATAGATGACAAAGCAGAACGTTCCGGGGAAGAAGGGTTCTCCTCGTCAGAGACACTGGGGAAAGGTTTTCACGGGGACGCGTGGATGGGCATGCATTGTTTCATTTGAACAGTAGTTATACAAGTAACACGtgcaaaacacatacaataaaataaaaccaataaaaacaagcaaacacaaatactcaaaagaaaaacaatgaatacGACGTTAAGCGACCTGAGATTTGAAGTTGTTATTGATGGGGTGTACTTTCACTACAGAACAGAGACACCTGGTGGACACAAAGTGCAATGgcatgaaaataaaattacactGAAACAAAGTACGTTACACCAAAATTGCACTTGCAAattagcttttatatatatatatatataagctcaaagagccagctgcccttatatatatatatatatatatatatatatatatatatatatattatatatatatatatatatatatatatatatatatatatatatatatatatatatatatatatatatatatatatatatatacacacacacacacacacacacacacacacacacacacacattaccaaTGCTTACATATTACAGATATTTTACGCGAACTTTGCCCAAAATGctgatttgagaaaaaaaaaaaatgttgtgctgTAGTTTACTAAAACCGACCTTACCAATATGGCATCTCGCCTCGGTCAATAACTACAGCTGACGGCCCAGCAGTATGACGATTACGACCAGCTTTGATTATGTATTGGTGTTGTTGTGGTTAGAGTCTCTCGTTAATGACGTACACGAATGGTTATTTCAGCAGTTGCTTTTGTGTTGTATTGACCGTtggatctttcttttttttctttttttttcccatttataaaCCCGTTCTCccactttattttcatttaagaTGGATTGGAGAAGGGGTTAGGAGTCTTCGGACTCAAAggatttgaaaatgaacaaaggGTGGCTTGAACTGGAAAGTGACCCCGGTGAGTACCACAGGGGCAGTACAGTGTCACACCACTGTGTACCCACACAACCCATTCTCGAATAATATTATTACACGCCCATTAACCCATTCACAGCAGCAGAAACACACACTTTCGGCTGCTGTAGCTTTATAGATGGTTTTCAGCGCTTTCATGTAATGTTAAACATGTTCACTGTTGACGTGTCGGTAAGGGTCACATCATAAAAGCATTGCTCGCAAATAACTCTAATGTAGACAACTGGATTTGAGCCTGTGACCCTGCCACTCTAAATACTGTATGAGCCATGCTGTTCTCTTTACAGTACGTAGTGAAACTCGCAGTGGTAAATCACATAGAGATGCACGGTCTCGTTTATGTCTCCTTCATCACTGCGTTCATAAGTGTACCATGTTAAATTTCATATGCATGcatctattttataatacatatactttttttttttttttttggaagttacGGCAGGGCAACTTCACGAAGGCCCATAGAGtccacacaaactgttttaaaatgtctaagaAAAAGTTACTAACAACATTGACTCATTTACAAACTTCAATATAATCATAGTCAATCACATAACAAATTCAATATTTTTATGCACATATTGTTTAGAAAGCCGTTTCTTAACACTGATATGAAGGCTTGGTGTTTTATGTAATACGGGAATGGAAGTAGGACTCCTGTTGCGTAGCAgttacacccattccaggttttaatacatgtttgatTAGCATCAATGCATAGGTAATAAGATCAAGTGTGTCTTGTTAAATTCATAGtagaaccaggaatggatcagactgctgtgctgTGGGAGTTTTATGGCTATCCCTGTAATAAGTCtgcaacaataatacaatatgtgAAATGCCTCAATTATTTAGTGGCCTGGATTCTGCAGATGTCTTCATTCAATTTCCCAGGGGCACATATGTTTGTCCATCCTTGTATTAGCACAAAGCTGAAATATttagttttcttaaaaataattagaaactaGTTTAGCATGTAAACATCACAGTGTGTCTGTAAGTCAAGCTGTCAGACATGCTCTGTGCACAATGAATAGTAGTGAAGACAGTTGTAATTCTCTCTTGTCCTTTGTTTTTTGTAGGACTCTTCACTCTACTTGTGGAGGATTTTGGTAAGTTGGGAAAAAATTTCAGTGTAACAGATACTGTCTTCATTCTATCCAAGaaggggggggtggtggtggtggttaggTTAGGGTTACTTTCCATTACTTTTGAGTCACATTTATGACAGACACATGTGTTTGTAATGTTAGTGTGGAATTGTGTTTTCCAGGGGTGAAAGGAGTACAGGTGGAGGAGATCTATGACTTGCAGAGTAAATGCCAAAGGTAAATCCTCACCAATTTCTGCACCTGTTAAATAGAATCTGAACGTGGTTCTCTTAACTGTacttgtatagttctgaatgttCTACATTTCTCTTGCAAGCAGGAGCAGGCTGAGCGAACCTGTGTAAAAACTGTTAGATCTGCCAAAGAAAATGTCCAGCAGCTGCTTTTCAttgccctgtgttttttttttttttattagcaccGGTATCCAACGGTTTGTTACTTTCCCATTCTGCTCTCTCCCTAGTCCTGTGTACGGCTTCATCTTCTTATTTAAGTGGATTGAAGAGCGCCGATCCCGGAGGAAGGTCTCTACCTTGGTGGATGAGACGTCTGTCATTGATGATGACATTGTAAACGACATGTTCTTTGCACATCAGGTATGGTGGAACCTTTCTGTTGCTGATagttgcgtgtgtgtgtttagtacCGGCTTTTCTTCTTAATATCTGTTATTTTCCTGTTTGCTCAGCTGATCCCCAACTCGTGTGCAACCCACGCCTTGCTGAGTGTCCTCCTGAACTGTAACGATGTAGAGCTCGGACTAACCCTAAGCCGTATGAAGGAGTTTACCAAAGGGTTCAGCCCAGAGGTAAGAAACTGTCCCAGTTGTCATATACAAAATGTCTGTCTCTTTTTAAAGCAGTACAGCGGGACAATAGTGTAGAGAAATGAATACCGTGGTTCTTATACAGCCTTTTAAAATCTCTTCCAACTACAACTGCTCACAAAGCCATAAGTAAAATGCCACATAATGAAGTGAAACTGCTACTCTGTAATGTGAAAACAGACCTTTTGTCATTCCAGAGTAAAGGCTATGCAATTGGCAATGCACCAGAGCTTGCAAAAGCTCACAACAGCCATGCTAGGTAAGATGCAAACCATTTTTCTCTTGCTTATATGTTAAGTTAGGGATCATGAGCGAATGGCTCTTATAATGGTCTTCCAATACAATGAACATATCAATCCATCTATTTGATATATGTGGTTGAAGTAATAAGTGTTCCACAAGTTAGTTTTTTGGTCAATCGTTAGTGATAATCTTAATTCAAAACTTACCAAATAATTTACTTGGTAGAAAAATTAAGCACTATTTGGCTGATAGTTTGGGGAGAATAAGTTTATTCTGCACTATGCATTAGTTTCTTtttggaataatatatatataaaaaaaactatccaCCTTATTTCATATGCCTGTATAGCTGGCACTAATGAAACTGCCTAACATGGAGGCTGTATTGCTTTCTCCTGGTAAAACAATGAACATGTTGGACTTTACTGCCTCGTTTGTGTTACTTGTGTTTCCTCTGAAGACCTGAACCACGACACCTTCCAGAGAAACAGAATGGGATCAGTGCTGTGAGAACGATGGAGGCCTTCCACTTCGTCAGTTACGTGCCGATCAAGGGGCGCTTGTTTGAGCTCGATGGGCTGAAAGCGTACCCCATTGACCATGGTAAGAGCAACAGGAAAGATTGCAGCTGCAGAACCTCCCAGACCATCCAGGGCTTCATTTAAAAGTCATTGCGCCAGCCACTTGATAATTGTGTCAATCTAGCTCAAGTGCAACAAAAGGGGCTGCTTCACTCTCGCATcaattaatttgttattgttGGAAAGCTATTTACACAAGCTTTATTGATACTTGTCCCGCATGGAAAAAATCATGACAAGGGTcatcaaaataggcaaattgCAGACACTATAATCAATTTGATCCACTTGAGCTGAAATTACCCAATTGAGTGtgattgtaaatgtattaacTGGTATTTCTTTAGGACCTTGGGGAGAGGAAGAGGAGTGGACGGACAAAGCCAGGAGAGTCATCATGGAGAGGATAGGACTGGCTACAGCTGGGTAAGGAAAATGACGATCACCTTCAATCAATTTATTAAGCTCTCATCTCCTGTAAAACATATGCCTGTCTGTCCTTAGTATCAATGGTTTTAAATTAAAGAGATGCCAGGTAAACATAATTGAATCCTTTGTTGCAAGACAAGAATTCATGCCAGTGAGTTCACATTTAAACCTGCCAGCTTGAGTTGAAAGGCACAGTTGGGCTGAATGTTCTCTATCCATTCGTAGGGAGCCATACCACGATATCCGCTTCAACCTGATGGCTGTTGTCCCCGACCGGCGTATAAAATATGAGTCTAAGTTACACGTGctcaaaatgaacagacagaccGTGCTGGAGGGCCTTCAACAGGTATGGAGGGTTAACTTGACAGGGGGCACGTTTAATCTGTGGTAAAGACCATCAGGCCAGCTTTACCACTTTCAATGGATGGATGAACAAGTCAGCAAGCACAGTGAGTTTGATCTGTTTTGCTTACTGAAGAACCGATGCACAGTTTTGGAGCTGCTACTCAGCGTATTTTTGCACATGTTTTGCTAAACTAAATgagaaatgaaatgcaaactgCAGTGGTTGATATAGCTCACTTTTGACgcattgtatttttttaccaTGTGTTTTGTCATTCTGTTTATTGTAGCTTATCCGGGTGACACAGCCAGAACTGGTCCAGGATCGGAAAGCACAGGAATCCTCGCCTCCAGAAGAGACTTCTCCTACAGTGAAAAAGGAAGCAGAGTCAGACAAGGCACTGGCTACAGCAGACCCCTCACGCACAGGTACTCACAGTAATTAAACACATTGCATCAGCAATACACGGAAGAGGTTGTTTAAATGCAGCACGACTGCTTCTCTGGAGAATTAACCATAAATATAGTCCTTTTAATCTCAGACTGTATGTATAGGTTAAACATTTGCACAAAATCATCATCGCAAAAGATCTGTAGGAGGTTAAGAGTAAATCACAATAGCACGGACATGAACAGCACATAAGGGTCAATGTTTGGAATAAGAATAAGAAGGGAACTGGTGCAGGTCCCAGTCCTAATGCTGCTTTTGACTTTCCAGAATCTGCAGAGTCTTCCTCTTCGCAGAGCCAGCCGGAACCAAACCCGAGCTCAACAAGCAGATCAAAAGCCCCAAGGAAACAGGTGCTGTGCTCGCAGACCGACCCGCCCGTCACCCCCAGCCCCACAGTCCAGCGGTGGCCAGCCTTCCTCGACAACCACAACTACGCCAAGTCTCCCATGCAGGTCAGGAAGCTTCATTCATGTGATACGatggtatatattattatagtatatcCGTGTACACAGCCAGGcgctgtctttttttgttttgtaaatcgtTTTTTAGAGTTGCTGCCTCCAGGGTCCGATCCAACAGGAgataatgaataatgaaaaaatatcATTTTTCTGCCCTAATGCCGCTTTTAATGAAGAATCTTCCCTTGCTCGTAGTTTACCTAAAATTCTCCTACCTTGGATTGCATTTGTATGTCAGGTTTGTTAATCGTATCGCTAGAAGTTTATCATGGAAGAAAGGGTATATTAAGGgtatccattcctggttttactatgagtttaatagcTTGTCCTATACAAACCTGGTataggtgaaactgctttgcagtaggagtcatatttccatccctgctgtattGTCGTCCCTTGTTTGTGTACTGACAGAGAAGAGCACCATCTGTTGACAGTTTGGATTCATTGCAACAAATGTGTGTTTTACCTTGTGGAGTATGATTGTATTAGGATGAATGAAAACTGTTGGGAGTATGCTGTAACAGGTTACATTGACAACACTActaaatatgttttagtttttcttgtaTTAGCGAACGCAAATTGTTGGGGCTCTTTTGTTGCATGGTTCATTTTGTCAGAtggtttcaaaatatatttttcctcATAAATCTGGTAGTTTGACATAGTGTACAAGGTACGGTCACAACACAAGCGCTCTGCTGTGCCCCAGTGACTCATTGACGACGTGCTGTCGTtgacaggaggaggaggacctAGCAGCGGGGGTAGGGCGGACCCGGGTTCCAGTCCCCTCACTTCAGCCTTACTCGGATGATGAGGATGATTACGATGAAGAGGAAGAGGACACCAGCAAAGCCGAGGCTCCAGTGAGGTGAGCCGCTGACGTTAGTGTGGGCTTGCAAACATTGGCTCAGAGCTAATAACGTTTTCATTTATCTTGATGTTTCAAACATTGACAGGGCTGTCATTCTCATACAAAAGTGAATGCAGCATGAGCAACTTATAGTAATTGTTTGCTGTTGAAAGTAGCTCCTGCCTATAAATCACGTGTAATAATTTTACAAGACACACATGAAATTTCAGTAATTATTACAGTTTTATCCTGCGCGtaattcagataaaaaaaagcaaaatggtgCATAgactaataattttaaaataaaaaagtactgtttctctctctctctctctctcctctctctttttcGCTGCAGGTACAAGAGGAAGCCTGGCCTGAAGCAGTCAAAGGGAGGCCAGCTGTCCCTCTTGCAGCCCAACACCATGGGCGTGCTGACTGAGAAGCTGAAGGAGTCCCAGAGGAAGGACCTGACGGTGCCGCTCACCATCAAAACTGCTGCAGCGGGGGGCATCTGCATCACTGCCCCCTCCCAGCCCTCACCCACCCCCAGCAATGAGAGCACAGACACCGCCTCGGAGATTGGCAGCGCCTTCAACTCCCCGCTGCGCTCGCCAATCCGCTCAGCCAGCGCCACTCGACCCTCCAGCCCCGTCACCTCCCACCTCTCCAAGGTGCTGTTCGGGGAGGACGAGGGCCTGCTGCGACTTGACTGCCTGCGCTACAACCGGGCCGTGAGGGACCTGGGCCAGGCCGTCAGCTCTGCATTGCTCCACCTGCAGGCCGACGGAGTGCTCTGCACCCTCGCTCACACCGGTAAGGGGCTGCTTTAGGTGACAGGTTTGCTGCGGAGTGTGTGGCTCTTTCTTTGTACATTTTTGCTGTGTAATATCTTTTTATTAAAAGGTGCGCTGGCTTGCATTTTTCAACCCTTGTATTGTGCTAGTTGGTAATAATAAAGAATTATTtttgaccaatttttttttttttcaggtttaaaaaaaacaaacattcttaagCATCAATAAAAGAGACAGTTGATTTGATCGCTGTCAGAGTTCCTCTGTATATAAAATTGGAAAAAATGGGTGCTTTTACTGCTAGAATCGGGTGCACTCTTCTCTTTTACTCAAGACTTCTACTAAAACACTTGAATTTAACAAGGTCCCATCCAAGCTTTCAAGTACTGGCAAGGACTGACTTCTTTCTCTTTTAGAAAATAATGGGGAAGCTGAAGCATACATGTGTAATGTCTGTAATTGTGCTTTCAGAGCAAAGTCCTAAGGAGGTGAAGAATGAGAGCGGGCAGCTGCAGAGCAATGTAGAGGAGAACAATGAGGCTCTTGAACCCAGACACAGCAAGGAGAAACTGGACACTGGGGAAAACAGTACCAGCAAAACCATAGGAGAGAAATACTCCCCTAAAGTCAGTGAcccatttaaaaaagttttttaaaagtttattttgtagTAACGCTTTGCACTTTACTTGTTGTaggttttaatgtaatatttttttgagGCTCTGTAAAGGTTAGGTGCTGGGGTGGGAAACATTCTAGATTAGGTCTTTGTTACAACCATGTTTAATTCAATCAGTTAAACATCCGTTCAGGTGCTCTAGTAGTTAATTGCTTCCCTAAACCTGTATCCATCTACCCCACCCAGCCCCATCGTAAATGAATTTTCTTTACATCACAGGAGCTCCTCGCTTTGCTCAAATGTGTAGAGGCTGAGATAGCCAACTATGAGGCCTGCCTGAAAGAGGaggttgaaaaaagaaagaaatacaaggTAGGTTTCCAAATCTTTGAGCAGATGGTTAAGTGTATATTACAATACAAGTGTGTGGACAGACCACTAGCAGTTTCACGAGGTGCGAATAAACAAATGAACGAGTGAAAGGTTTTGCTGATGGACACAGGCATCGGTTTTAGGGTAATGCttctgaaacaaacacatttttttctgttttccaacaacctattgttttatttttttcagattgatGACCAAAGGAGGACTCACAACTATGACGAGTTTATATGTACTTTTATATCCATGCTGGCACAGGAAGGTGAGAATTACTTGCATTGGATTGTTAGAACTTTACTTGCATTGCTTGGCAGTGTGTGTTACATTGATACTCTGCGGAGAACTATACTACATGTTCCTAGTAAAAGGTAATTCAGAAATTAATACCTGGAAATTGGCTAATATTTATCCTCTTGCATGATATTGTACACAAACTTGAAGGAAAGAGACCATTTCTGACTGCTGCACCATGACACTACTGAGAAACCAGTTTATTTATCAGTCTAATTAGATGTTAACTTGAGCATACAGTATTGGACTTTGTCGGGTGGATTTCACTTTCAAATTTCTTTATTACTTTAAATAGTTATGCATCCTTTAACATTTACAAGCAGCAGTTTATTTCCAGTGTGAAAAAAAGGTGACCAAGTGTCTGAGAAGAAATATTGACCTCATTTTGGTTAATGTTGGGCACACTGGCAGAAGATGGATGCAGAGCACAGCATTGTCACGGCATGATTTTATATTTCCAGACATCCAGACACTATTTTCCAGAATTTGCAgaccaattacaaaaaaaaacttttttcaggAATTCAATTTCCAATTTTTCAGCTCAGTTGTTAAAAGTTTTCCATTTATTCATTTAGTGTGGATCAGACACCATGTTCTTGTAATTCCCTATCGGTCATCAGATGCTGAAAGGCCTCCCTTTAACCCTGTCGATTTTGCCTTTCCTCAGGAATGCTGGCCAGCCTTGTGGAACAGAACATCTCTGTACGACGTCGTCAGGGCGTCAGCATCGGACGCCTCCACAAACAGAGGAAGCCGGACCGTCGGAAACGCTCCCGACCATACAAAGCCAAGCGGCAGTAACCCTGACACACAAAACCCAGCGCTTGGAAAACTTGTATTAGTTTAGCTTGTTGAACAGAGGACTCTACACAGTACTGTACCGAACCCAACCCAGGAACTGGTCTGCGGGTTTTAACGGCAATAAGGGAAACGCTATTGCATATATCCATAGTATCTTCTGCTCATTGCGGAAGATGCTCAGTTTTAGCAGACCATTTAATGAAGCTagtcacacattcacacacagataggGACTCTTGTTTCACGTGTGCAGTTGTTTTGGGCTGTTCAGATCCAGCTGTGAATgccccatttttatttttcttatcctGTTCTGTTTCCTATTTGGGTGATCTCAGTACAGCTCCTTGTGATTCATATACCAGACAAACACAGTATTTGGGTGTATTAATTCTGAATGTGAGGACTGAGCTGTGATGCCTGAGTGATGGTGC includes these proteins:
- the LOC121298272 gene encoding ubiquitin carboxyl-terminal hydrolase BAP1-like; its protein translation is MNKGWLELESDPGLFTLLVEDFGVKGVQVEEIYDLQSKCQSPVYGFIFLFKWIEERRSRRKVSTLVDETSVIDDDIVNDMFFAHQLIPNSCATHALLSVLLNCNDVELGLTLSRMKEFTKGFSPESKGYAIGNAPELAKAHNSHARPEPRHLPEKQNGISAVRTMEAFHFVSYVPIKGRLFELDGLKAYPIDHGPWGEEEEWTDKARRVIMERIGLATAGEPYHDIRFNLMAVVPDRRIKYESKLHVLKMNRQTVLEGLQQLIRVTQPELVQDRKAQESSPPEETSPTVKKEAESDKALATADPSRTESAESSSSQSQPEPNPSSTSRSKAPRKQVLCSQTDPPVTPSPTVQRWPAFLDNHNYAKSPMQEEEDLAAGVGRTRVPVPSLQPYSDDEDDYDEEEEDTSKAEAPVRYKRKPGLKQSKGGQLSLLQPNTMGVLTEKLKESQRKDLTVPLTIKTAAAGGICITAPSQPSPTPSNESTDTASEIGSAFNSPLRSPIRSASATRPSSPVTSHLSKVLFGEDEGLLRLDCLRYNRAVRDLGQAVSSALLHLQADGVLCTLAHTEQSPKEVKNESGQLQSNVEENNEALEPRHSKEKLDTGENSTSKTIGEKYSPKELLALLKCVEAEIANYEACLKEEVEKRKKYKIDDQRRTHNYDEFICTFISMLAQEGMLASLVEQNISVRRRQGVSIGRLHKQRKPDRRKRSRPYKAKRQ